One Wenzhouxiangella sp. XN24 genomic window carries:
- the flgG gene encoding flagellar basal-body rod protein FlgG, whose amino-acid sequence MNQALWIAKTGLDAQQTRMSVISNNLANVNTTGFKKGRAVFEDLIYQNVRQAGAQSSQDTQLPSGLMLGTGVRTVATEKMFTQGNLVQTGNSLDVAIDGRGFLQVLMPDGTQAYSRDGSMKIDSEGRFVTASGYELQPGIVLPQNTQSVSISRDGIVTAAVPGSVAPVQVGTIQLADFINPAGLQPTGENLFIETAASGSPQVGNPGLNGLGGLIQGTLEGSNVNTVEELVNMIETQRAYEISSKAISTADQMLQFASSQLGR is encoded by the coding sequence ATGAACCAGGCCCTGTGGATTGCCAAGACCGGACTCGACGCGCAGCAGACGCGCATGTCCGTCATTTCGAACAACCTCGCGAACGTCAACACGACGGGCTTCAAGAAAGGCCGCGCCGTGTTCGAGGACCTCATCTACCAGAACGTTCGCCAGGCGGGCGCGCAGTCCTCGCAGGACACGCAGCTGCCCTCCGGGCTGATGCTCGGCACGGGCGTGCGCACGGTGGCCACGGAGAAGATGTTCACCCAGGGCAACCTGGTGCAGACCGGCAACTCGCTGGACGTGGCCATCGACGGCCGCGGCTTCCTGCAGGTGCTGATGCCCGACGGCACGCAGGCCTACTCGCGCGACGGCTCGATGAAGATCGACAGCGAGGGCCGCTTCGTCACCGCCAGCGGCTACGAGCTGCAGCCGGGCATCGTGCTGCCGCAGAACACCCAGAGCGTCAGCATCAGCCGCGACGGCATCGTCACCGCCGCAGTGCCGGGCAGCGTTGCCCCCGTGCAGGTCGGCACGATCCAGCTGGCCGATTTCATCAACCCGGCGGGCCTGCAGCCGACCGGCGAGAACCTGTTCATCGAGACGGCCGCCAGCGGCTCGCCGCAGGTCGGCAACCCCGGCCTGAACGGTCTCGGCGGGCTCATCCAGGGCACGCTCGAGGGCTCCAACGTCAACACCGTGGAAGAGCTGGTGAACATGATCGAGACGCAGCGCGCCTACGAGATCAGTTCCAAGGCGATTTCCACGGCCGACCAGATGCTGCAGTTCGCCAGCAGCCAGCTGGGACGCTAG
- the flgH gene encoding flagellar basal body L-ring protein FlgH has product MAARTVLKAAAALSAGLVLTGCAATLPPVTRGDHPEYRPVQPAQPVPAEANHGAIFQAASAATLFEDFKARRVGDILTVMLSERTDARKSANTTTSKDSDLSITDPILGGSPVTRDGVPILNNEVGMTRSFGGEGDSAQSNQLEGSITVTVAEVLPNGNLVIQGEKWVKINQGKEYIRLRGIVRPVDIRPDNSVLSTQVADAQVAYGGTGVVAQTSSPGWLTRFFSSPIWPF; this is encoded by the coding sequence ATGGCCGCCCGGACCGTCCTGAAAGCCGCCGCCGCACTGTCCGCCGGCCTCGTGCTGACCGGGTGCGCCGCGACGCTGCCCCCGGTGACGCGCGGCGACCACCCGGAGTATCGCCCGGTGCAGCCCGCCCAGCCCGTGCCGGCGGAGGCCAACCACGGCGCCATTTTCCAGGCGGCCAGCGCGGCGACCCTGTTCGAGGATTTCAAGGCCCGGCGCGTCGGCGACATTCTCACCGTCATGCTTTCGGAGCGCACCGACGCCCGCAAGTCGGCGAACACCACCACCTCCAAGGACAGCGACCTGTCGATCACCGACCCGATCCTCGGCGGCAGTCCCGTGACGCGCGACGGCGTGCCGATCCTCAACAACGAGGTCGGCATGACGCGCTCCTTCGGCGGCGAAGGCGACTCGGCGCAGAGCAACCAGCTCGAAGGCTCGATCACCGTCACCGTGGCGGAAGTGCTGCCCAACGGCAATCTCGTCATCCAGGGCGAGAAGTGGGTCAAGATCAACCAGGGCAAGGAATACATCCGGCTGCGCGGCATCGTCCGGCCGGTGGACATCCGCCCCGACAACTCCGTGCTGTCCACCCAGGTGGCCGATGCGCAGGTCGCCTACGGCGGCACCGGCGTGGTGGCGCAGACCAGCTCACCCGGCTGGCTGACCCGTTTCTTCAGCAGTCCGATCTGGCCCTTCTGA
- a CDS encoding flagellar basal body P-ring protein FlgI has product MKAFCSSLLLVLLAGFAAQPAQAEERIKDLADVAGVRTNQLVGYGLVVGLTGTGDQTTQAPFTAQSLRNMLGQLGVTIPGNVNLQVNNVAAVAIHAELPAFAKLGQKLDITVSSIGNAKSLRGGALLMTPLKGADGEVYAIAQGNLVVGGFGAEGRDGSSISVNVPSAGRIPGGATVERIVPSGFNATDSIVLNLRSADFTTAFRLAEAVNEALGDKLANPVDATSVRVRAPMDPGQRVGFMSWLENLTVRPGDPPARVIVNSRTGTIVMGGGVKVLAAAVAHGGLSVTISESFAVSQPEPFSRGGETVVVPQSEVQITEGDGRMFPFGPGASLDEIVRAVNQVGAAPGDLIAILEALHQAGALRAELIII; this is encoded by the coding sequence ATGAAAGCTTTTTGTTCCTCCCTTCTCCTGGTGCTGCTGGCCGGCTTCGCCGCGCAGCCGGCCCAGGCCGAAGAACGCATCAAGGACCTCGCCGACGTCGCCGGGGTCCGTACCAACCAGCTGGTCGGCTACGGCCTGGTGGTGGGCCTCACCGGCACCGGCGACCAGACCACCCAGGCGCCGTTCACGGCCCAGAGCCTGCGCAACATGCTCGGCCAGCTCGGCGTGACCATCCCGGGCAACGTCAATCTGCAGGTCAACAACGTCGCCGCGGTGGCGATCCACGCCGAGCTGCCGGCCTTCGCCAAGCTCGGCCAGAAACTCGACATCACCGTCTCGTCGATCGGCAACGCCAAGAGCCTGCGCGGCGGCGCGCTGCTGATGACCCCGCTGAAGGGCGCCGACGGCGAGGTCTACGCCATCGCCCAGGGCAACCTGGTGGTCGGCGGCTTCGGCGCTGAGGGCCGCGACGGCTCAAGTATTTCCGTGAACGTGCCCAGCGCCGGCCGGATCCCGGGCGGCGCCACGGTCGAGCGCATCGTGCCCTCGGGCTTCAACGCGACCGACAGCATCGTGCTCAACCTGCGCAGCGCCGATTTCACCACCGCCTTCCGCCTGGCCGAGGCGGTCAACGAGGCGCTCGGCGACAAGCTCGCCAACCCGGTGGACGCCACCTCCGTGCGGGTGCGCGCGCCGATGGACCCCGGCCAGCGCGTCGGCTTCATGTCCTGGCTGGAAAACCTCACCGTGCGCCCCGGCGATCCACCGGCGCGCGTGATCGTCAATTCCCGCACCGGCACCATCGTAATGGGCGGCGGCGTGAAGGTGCTGGCCGCGGCCGTGGCCCACGGCGGGCTTTCGGTCACGATTTCCGAGAGCTTCGCGGTGTCGCAGCCCGAGCCCTTCTCGCGCGGCGGCGAGACCGTGGTCGTGCCGCAGAGCGAAGTCCAGATCACCGAGGGCGACGGCCGCATGTTCCCCTTCGGCCCCGGCGCCTCGCTCGACGAGATCGTGCGCGCGGTGAACCAGGTCGGGGCGGCGCCCGGTGACCTGATCGCGATTCTCGAAGCACTCCACCAGGCCGGCGCGCTGCGCGCCGAGCTGATCATCATCTGA
- the flgJ gene encoding flagellar assembly peptidoglycan hydrolase FlgJ has protein sequence MSLHAITDTTGTADLAELRRSARAGDASAARKTAEQFEALFVQMMVKQMREAMPTDSGLFGGGESQKLYEEMHDQQLSLAMARRGGLGIADAIERQLLPQGMDPAKMAQPLHFPTERLPARPANIQGAAPSGAPAERGDPAAFVQRLLPHAQRAAARLGIAPEVLIAQSALETGWGRHEMRDAHGQPSNNLFGIKATGGWDGARVKVSTLEYRDGVARREMAAFRGYADEASSFADYARLIGDHPRYRKALDAPTPEAYLRELQAAGYATDPAYADKILGILERGLPGLSAPATPAPFSFGAKPPITPETGDPGIARVRPHPAGEETT, from the coding sequence ATGAGCCTCCACGCGATCACCGACACGACCGGCACGGCGGACCTCGCCGAGCTCCGTCGTTCGGCGCGTGCGGGCGACGCCTCGGCGGCGCGCAAGACGGCGGAGCAGTTCGAGGCCCTGTTCGTGCAGATGATGGTCAAGCAGATGCGCGAGGCCATGCCGACCGACAGCGGGCTGTTCGGCGGCGGCGAAAGCCAGAAGCTCTACGAGGAGATGCACGACCAGCAGCTGTCGCTGGCCATGGCCCGGCGCGGCGGGCTGGGGATCGCCGATGCGATCGAGCGCCAGCTGCTGCCGCAGGGCATGGATCCCGCGAAGATGGCGCAACCGCTGCATTTTCCGACCGAGCGTTTGCCGGCACGTCCGGCGAATATCCAGGGCGCAGCGCCGTCCGGCGCCCCCGCCGAGCGCGGCGACCCGGCGGCTTTCGTGCAACGCCTTTTGCCACATGCGCAGCGGGCAGCGGCTCGGCTCGGCATTGCGCCAGAAGTCCTGATCGCCCAATCCGCGCTGGAGACCGGCTGGGGTCGTCACGAGATGCGTGATGCCCACGGCCAGCCGAGCAACAACCTGTTCGGCATCAAGGCGACCGGCGGCTGGGACGGCGCCCGGGTGAAGGTCTCGACCCTCGAATATCGCGACGGCGTGGCGCGTCGCGAGATGGCCGCATTTCGCGGTTACGCCGACGAAGCCTCCAGTTTCGCGGATTATGCCCGCCTGATCGGCGATCATCCGCGCTACCGCAAGGCGCTGGATGCGCCCACGCCCGAGGCTTACCTGCGTGAATTGCAGGCCGCCGGCTATGCCACGGACCCGGCCTATGCCGACAAGATCCTGGGGATTCTCGAGCGCGGCCTGCCCGGTCTGTCGGCCCCGGCCACCCCGGCGCCATTCAGTTTCGGTGCGAAGCCGCCGATAACCCCTGAAACGGGCGATCCCGGGATCGCGCGCGTCCGGCCGCACCCCGCCGGTGAGGAGACGACCTGA
- the flgK gene encoding flagellar hook-associated protein FlgK, with protein MTSGVFGIGTSALLAYQRALSTTGHNIANVGTEGYSRQRVDLAVRTPQFSGAGYFGQGVDIDGVNRITDQFVQRQLMDNTSGAGRQQVFYQYAQRADNLLADADAGLSPVLQQFFAAVQDVANDPTSTTARQVLISQGEALGDRFAFVQRRMDEQRQLVEGQIGAAVTDINSLAQGIAGLNQQIAEASGRGSAPNDLLDQRDALLEELAGKISVQTLPQDDGSVNVLIGTGQSLVVGNQATTLVATRTGADPTRTEVAVTSPNSSIRVTELLSGGELGALLDVRRDLLDPAQNALGRTAVGLALSFNELHAQGVDLDGVAGGQFFTLPNAEVLGARGNTATGAPTVSYTDAAALTTSDYRLNFDGVEWQVTRAGSPTPLATGAPGDTIAVDGLEIDLAGLAGAAAGDTFEIRPTRTAAAQLDVAISDPRAFAAALPPDTPGANVAGDNRNALALAGLSTERVLANGTSSIAGSYSELVASVGVKTRQAELSAAAQGRMLEDSQAQRDSVSGVNLDEEAANLLRYQQAYQAAAQVISVANNMFDTLLGAVRR; from the coding sequence ATGACTTCCGGAGTATTCGGTATCGGTACCTCGGCCCTGCTGGCTTACCAGCGGGCGCTGTCCACGACCGGCCACAACATCGCGAACGTCGGCACCGAGGGCTACAGCCGCCAGCGGGTGGATCTCGCCGTGCGCACTCCGCAGTTCTCCGGCGCCGGGTACTTCGGCCAGGGCGTCGATATCGACGGCGTGAACCGGATCACCGACCAGTTCGTGCAGCGCCAGCTCATGGACAACACCTCCGGCGCAGGCCGCCAGCAGGTGTTCTACCAGTACGCCCAGCGCGCCGATAACCTGCTCGCCGACGCGGATGCCGGGCTGTCGCCGGTGCTGCAGCAGTTTTTTGCCGCCGTGCAGGATGTCGCCAACGACCCGACCTCGACCACCGCGCGCCAGGTGTTGATCAGCCAGGGCGAGGCGCTCGGCGATCGCTTCGCCTTCGTGCAGCGGCGCATGGACGAGCAGCGCCAGCTGGTGGAAGGCCAGATCGGTGCGGCCGTCACGGACATCAACAGCCTTGCACAGGGCATCGCGGGGCTGAACCAGCAGATCGCGGAGGCTTCGGGCCGGGGCAGCGCGCCGAACGACCTGCTTGACCAGCGCGACGCGCTGCTCGAGGAACTGGCGGGGAAGATTTCCGTGCAGACCCTGCCGCAGGACGACGGCTCGGTCAACGTGCTGATCGGCACCGGCCAGAGCCTGGTGGTGGGTAACCAGGCCACCACGCTGGTGGCGACCCGCACGGGCGCCGACCCGACGCGCACGGAGGTCGCCGTCACCAGCCCGAACTCCAGTATCCGCGTCACCGAACTGTTGTCCGGTGGCGAACTCGGCGCGCTGCTCGACGTGCGCCGCGACCTGCTCGACCCCGCGCAGAACGCGCTGGGCCGCACCGCGGTCGGCCTGGCGTTGTCCTTTAATGAGCTGCACGCCCAGGGCGTGGACCTCGACGGTGTCGCCGGCGGGCAGTTCTTCACGCTGCCCAACGCCGAGGTGCTGGGCGCGCGGGGCAACACCGCCACCGGCGCACCGACCGTGAGCTACACGGACGCCGCGGCGCTGACGACCAGCGACTATCGCCTCAACTTCGACGGCGTTGAATGGCAGGTCACGCGCGCCGGCTCGCCGACGCCGCTGGCCACCGGCGCGCCCGGCGACACGATCGCTGTGGACGGCCTGGAGATCGATCTTGCCGGGCTGGCCGGCGCGGCCGCCGGCGATACTTTCGAGATCCGCCCGACGCGCACCGCCGCCGCGCAGCTCGACGTCGCGATCAGTGATCCGCGGGCCTTTGCCGCGGCCCTCCCCCCGGATACCCCGGGCGCGAACGTGGCGGGCGATAACCGCAATGCCCTGGCGCTGGCCGGCCTGTCCACCGAGCGTGTCCTCGCCAACGGCACGAGCAGCATTGCCGGTTCCTACAGCGAGCTGGTGGCCAGCGTCGGCGTGAAGACGCGCCAGGCGGAACTGTCCGCCGCCGCCCAGGGGCGGATGCTGGAGGACTCGCAGGCCCAGCGCGACTCCGTCTCCGGCGTGAACCTTGACGAGGAAGCGGCCAACCTGTTGCGTTACCAGCAGGCCTACCAGGCCGCGGCGCAGGTGATCTCGGTCGCCAACAACATGTTCGACACCCTGCTCGGCGCGGTGAGGAGATAG
- the flgL gene encoding flagellar hook-associated protein FlgL — translation MRVSTSQIYGTGLDSIQRQQAEVSRVQQQLASGKRILTPSDDPGGAVQALQFKESMARLEQYSRNGGVAESRLRQEEAVLGQVMDGMQRVRELAIQGNNASQTPETRRAIATEVRQQLDQLYNLANTRDGNGEYMFAGIASLDRPFSPTAAGAVFNGSAQTRDIALSDIQRVRLGDSGEAVFMGIVEGNGRFVATESAANTGSGVVQETSVPSPALWDGNPRTLRFTAPDAWEVTAVQLDVDGNPVLDGDGNPIEVVTATGSYAPGETLVFEGLSMRLSGAPATGDTFEVRPAEGQDMFAIYSSLADALEQPASTGPDRARQAGAIGRVLADLDQAGNRISDVRSSVGARLNTIEAQDSQRETEMLEMNRTLSEIEDLDYAEAISRFNLRMVGLEAAQQSYTMLARLTLFDFMR, via the coding sequence ATGCGCGTTTCCACCTCCCAGATCTACGGTACCGGGCTCGACTCGATCCAGCGCCAACAGGCCGAGGTCAGCCGGGTCCAGCAGCAACTGGCCAGCGGCAAGCGCATCCTGACGCCCTCGGACGACCCGGGCGGCGCGGTGCAGGCGCTGCAGTTCAAGGAATCGATGGCGCGCCTCGAGCAGTACAGCCGCAACGGCGGCGTCGCCGAATCGCGCCTGCGCCAGGAAGAGGCAGTGCTGGGCCAGGTGATGGACGGCATGCAGCGCGTCCGCGAGCTCGCCATCCAGGGCAACAACGCCTCCCAGACCCCCGAGACGCGCCGCGCTATCGCCACCGAGGTGCGCCAGCAGCTCGACCAGCTTTACAACCTCGCGAATACGCGGGACGGGAATGGCGAATACATGTTCGCCGGGATCGCCTCGCTCGACCGCCCGTTCTCGCCCACAGCAGCGGGCGCCGTCTTTAACGGTTCCGCGCAGACGCGCGACATCGCCCTCAGCGACATCCAGCGGGTGCGCCTCGGCGACTCCGGCGAGGCCGTGTTCATGGGCATCGTCGAGGGTAACGGCAGGTTCGTCGCCACAGAGTCGGCGGCCAACACCGGCTCCGGCGTGGTGCAGGAAACCAGCGTGCCGTCGCCCGCCCTGTGGGACGGTAACCCGCGCACATTGCGCTTCACGGCGCCGGACGCGTGGGAAGTGACCGCGGTGCAGCTCGATGTCGACGGCAACCCCGTGCTCGACGGCGACGGCAACCCGATCGAGGTGGTCACCGCCACGGGCAGCTACGCGCCCGGCGAGACCCTCGTGTTCGAGGGCCTGTCGATGCGCCTGAGCGGCGCGCCGGCTACCGGCGACACCTTCGAGGTGCGCCCGGCGGAGGGCCAGGACATGTTCGCGATCTACTCAAGCCTCGCCGATGCGCTGGAGCAGCCTGCCAGCACGGGCCCGGATCGCGCGCGGCAGGCCGGCGCGATCGGCCGCGTACTCGCCGACCTCGACCAGGCCGGGAACCGCATCTCCGATGTGCGTTCCAGTGTCGGCGCCCGGCTGAACACGATCGAGGCCCAGGACTCGCAGCGCGAGACCGAGATGCTCGAGATGAATCGCACGCTGTCGGAAATCGAGGACCTCGATTACGCCGAGGCGATCTCCCGTTTCAACCTGCGGATGGTCGGCCTCGAGGCCGCGCAGCAGTCCTACACGATGCTGGCGCGGCTCACGCTGTTCGACTTCATGCGCTAG
- a CDS encoding flagellin, whose amino-acid sequence MAQVINTNILSLNAQRNLNSTSGALQTSLQRLSSGLRINSAKDDAAGLAISERFTTQIRGLNQAIRNANDGISLAQTGEGALAEITNNLQRIRELSVQSVNASNSANDRVALNQEVSQRLAEIDRIASQTSFNGRKILDGSFGDAAFQVGANVGETINLSLDTSMRRDAVGAVATATSVDLTASLITEASDATPTTSGESGFDGATTTELANSEVFNLTVDGTVVFTVTGNGTDGLTAADIDAGLDTSGLTGITFSGSFEDGDAQFTKADGTNFTIAITGDSDIAAGAFAAGFVAAQTNGEEAATASPLELTAGQLSIQLGTADAVDVAAGTYDTAQELVDAVNTALAGNATATLSDANVMSFSSGEAITITADAQSVFTAGSFATAGSLASDSANVLTVENSNTTIQRVDAALSSVSNLRSTFGAIQNRFESTIANLSTVTENLESSRSRILDADFAAETAALTRAQILQQAGISVLSQANAAPQSVLALLQ is encoded by the coding sequence GTGGCACAGGTCATCAATACCAACATCCTGTCGCTGAATGCGCAGCGTAATCTGAACAGCACGAGCGGTGCCCTGCAGACTTCTCTGCAGCGCCTGTCCTCGGGTCTGCGCATCAACAGCGCCAAGGACGACGCGGCGGGTCTTGCGATTTCCGAGCGTTTCACGACGCAGATCCGCGGTCTCAACCAGGCCATTCGCAACGCGAATGACGGCATCTCCCTCGCCCAGACGGGTGAAGGCGCCCTCGCCGAGATCACCAACAACCTGCAGCGTATTCGCGAACTGTCCGTACAGTCCGTGAACGCCAGCAACTCGGCCAACGACCGCGTCGCGCTGAACCAGGAAGTGTCGCAGCGTCTCGCGGAGATCGACCGCATTGCGTCCCAGACCTCGTTCAACGGCCGCAAGATCCTCGACGGGTCCTTCGGCGACGCCGCTTTCCAGGTCGGCGCCAACGTCGGCGAAACCATCAACCTCTCGCTGGATACCAGCATGCGTCGCGACGCCGTGGGCGCCGTGGCGACGGCGACTTCTGTCGATTTGACGGCGTCGCTGATCACCGAGGCGAGCGACGCGACCCCGACGACTTCTGGCGAAAGCGGCTTTGATGGGGCCACAACCACTGAACTCGCTAACAGTGAAGTATTTAACCTGACTGTTGATGGTACGGTGGTCTTTACGGTAACAGGCAACGGTACTGACGGGCTTACGGCCGCCGATATCGACGCCGGCCTCGATACCTCAGGCCTTACGGGAATCACCTTCTCTGGCAGTTTCGAGGACGGTGATGCGCAGTTCACGAAGGCCGATGGAACGAACTTCACGATCGCTATTACCGGCGACTCTGATATTGCTGCGGGAGCCTTCGCTGCGGGTTTCGTCGCGGCCCAAACGAATGGTGAAGAAGCTGCGACTGCCTCCCCGCTCGAGCTAACTGCAGGACAGTTGTCGATCCAGCTCGGCACGGCCGATGCCGTGGACGTGGCTGCGGGTACTTATGACACCGCACAGGAACTGGTCGACGCAGTGAACACTGCGCTGGCCGGAAACGCGACTGCAACGCTTAGCGACGCCAACGTGATGAGTTTCTCCAGCGGCGAAGCCATCACGATCACCGCCGACGCACAGAGCGTCTTCACGGCGGGATCCTTCGCGACAGCCGGCAGTCTCGCCAGCGACAGCGCGAACGTGTTGACGGTGGAGAACTCCAACACGACCATCCAGCGCGTCGACGCGGCGTTGAGCTCGGTCAGCAATCTGCGCAGCACCTTCGGTGCTATCCAGAACCGCTTCGAGTCCACCATCGCCAACCTGTCGACGGTGACGGAGAACCTGGAGTCCTCGCGGTCACGCATCCTGGACGCCGACTTCGCGGCGGAAACTGCGGCGCTGACTCGCGCTCAGATTCTGCAGCAGGCCGGTATCTCGGTGCTGTCGCAGGCGAATGCCGCCCCGCAGAGCGTCCTGGCGCTGCTGCAGTAA
- the fliD gene encoding flagellar filament capping protein FliD translates to MAIASLGVGSGLDLGSLVQSLVTSERAPAENRLNRNASKFQAQISAFGQVKSGLATLNDSLVKLQELADARTITVSDTKLLTATATADADVGNYSVEVFSLARAQSLASDGFVDADASLGAGEITLSVGDGDPATITLLEGEDSLRDVRDAINAAEAGVNATLVRDGDDYRLLLSAEETGLANTISLTAGAGVDARLASAAMTQTTAAADSSFSVSGLLLSSSTNVVEDVLPGLTLTLKGETEENVPVAVTVAQDRASARKAVESFITAYNASIGQADTLSKFNAETGTGAVLTGDTTLRAIRGMLPNSLGASNFGEFNLVELGVTSDITGKLSLDTETFDALMSEDPGSVLASLNAFGERLGADVSRYSESQGLLDTRTEGLQSSLKSIDAQREALDARMESFEARLTRQFGALDQLVAQLQSTGNFLTTQLESIGNIQNFNRNK, encoded by the coding sequence ATGGCTATCGCTTCTCTTGGTGTCGGTTCCGGACTTGACCTCGGGTCACTTGTCCAGAGCCTGGTGACCAGCGAACGGGCGCCTGCGGAGAACCGCCTCAATCGCAATGCGTCGAAGTTCCAGGCGCAGATTTCCGCTTTCGGCCAGGTCAAGAGCGGCCTGGCCACGCTGAACGATTCTCTCGTCAAGCTCCAGGAGCTGGCCGACGCGCGGACCATCACGGTCTCCGACACCAAGCTCCTGACCGCCACCGCCACGGCGGATGCCGATGTCGGCAATTATTCAGTCGAAGTCTTCAGCCTGGCGCGCGCTCAGTCGCTGGCCAGCGATGGCTTCGTGGACGCCGACGCCTCGCTGGGCGCCGGCGAAATTACTCTTTCCGTAGGCGACGGTGATCCGGCCACCATCACGCTGCTCGAGGGCGAGGACAGCCTGCGCGACGTGCGCGACGCCATCAACGCGGCTGAAGCCGGCGTCAATGCCACCCTGGTGCGCGACGGCGACGATTATCGCCTGTTGCTCAGCGCCGAGGAGACCGGACTCGCCAACACGATCAGCCTGACGGCTGGCGCAGGCGTCGATGCGCGCCTGGCTTCCGCGGCGATGACCCAGACGACCGCGGCGGCAGACTCGAGTTTCAGTGTAAGCGGACTGCTCCTCAGCAGCAGCACGAACGTAGTCGAGGATGTCTTGCCGGGCCTGACGCTCACGCTGAAGGGCGAGACCGAGGAGAATGTGCCTGTTGCGGTGACTGTCGCCCAGGACCGGGCAAGTGCCCGCAAGGCCGTCGAGTCATTCATCACCGCCTACAACGCGTCAATCGGCCAGGCTGACACGTTATCCAAATTTAACGCCGAGACCGGCACGGGCGCGGTCTTGACCGGCGACACCACCCTGCGCGCGATCCGCGGCATGCTGCCGAATTCGCTGGGCGCCAGCAACTTCGGCGAGTTCAATCTCGTCGAACTCGGCGTGACTTCGGACATTACCGGCAAGCTGTCGCTGGATACTGAGACCTTCGATGCATTGATGAGCGAGGATCCGGGCAGTGTACTCGCCTCGCTGAATGCTTTCGGCGAGCGGTTGGGCGCCGACGTGAGTCGTTACTCCGAGAGCCAGGGCCTGTTGGACACTCGCACCGAGGGACTGCAGTCCTCGCTCAAGAGCATCGACGCGCAGCGCGAGGCGCTGGACGCGCGAATGGAAAGCTTCGAGGCGCGGCTGACGCGCCAGTTCGGCGCGCTCGACCAGTTGGTCGCCCAGCTGCAGTCAACCGGCAATTTCCTGACGACGCAGCTGGAAAGCATCGGCAACATCCAGAATTTCAACCGGAACAAGTAG
- the fliS gene encoding flagellar export chaperone FliS: MNMQHYRGAMKEYEQVSARSQIEGAPPERLVQLMLDGALDRISVARGAMVNGQVAVKCERITKAIGLVDGLRASLDHERGGELAGNLEALYEYVGRRLTEANLRNDTAILDEASTLLGEIKQAWDRIVADQEAVQ, from the coding sequence ATGAACATGCAACATTATCGCGGCGCAATGAAAGAGTACGAACAGGTCAGCGCCCGCTCGCAGATCGAGGGCGCGCCGCCCGAGCGGCTGGTGCAGCTGATGCTGGACGGTGCGCTGGATCGCATCAGCGTGGCGCGTGGCGCCATGGTGAACGGCCAGGTGGCCGTGAAGTGCGAGCGCATCACGAAGGCCATCGGCCTGGTGGACGGCCTGCGCGCGTCGCTGGACCATGAGCGCGGCGGTGAACTCGCCGGCAATCTCGAGGCACTTTACGAATACGTCGGGCGCCGCCTCACGGAAGCAAACCTGCGCAACGACACGGCGATTCTCGACGAGGCCTCCACGTTGCTGGGTGAGATCAAGCAGGCCTGGGACCGGATTGTGGCGGACCAAGAGGCAGTCCAATGA
- the fliT gene encoding flagellar protein FliT: MKPMPQLRSEDPLPATAVQALLDAAYALDAAAAADAWDEALEMETLCRELLTALLAGPQDLEKAEAIETVAMIYRRVMTLAERCRDTVAGELNQVRQGRRATRAYDAERGA, encoded by the coding sequence ATGAAGCCGATGCCGCAACTGCGTAGCGAAGATCCCTTGCCCGCCACGGCGGTCCAGGCCCTGCTCGACGCCGCTTACGCGCTCGATGCCGCGGCCGCCGCGGATGCCTGGGACGAGGCGCTGGAAATGGAAACGCTGTGCCGCGAGCTGTTGACCGCGCTGCTGGCGGGGCCGCAGGACCTCGAGAAGGCGGAGGCCATCGAGACGGTGGCGATGATCTACCGGCGCGTCATGACGCTGGCCGAGCGTTGCCGCGATACGGTGGCGGGCGAGTTGAACCAGGTGCGCCAGGGACGGCGCGCCACACGCGCCTATGACGCGGAGCGCGGTGCGTGA
- a CDS encoding PilZ domain-containing protein: MNGSVLEGRLCWDGRVPIQWRVLDRLPDEAQLARAEERNVALLNALALIEEGTPRADEPSPLVAQMERLEAKFDLVLTLLTEVVLPDAMAPRAVAVRLCSRGMAFEVAYPAEAGSMVELSMHLSASLPRPLMLYGAVLEPLPGEEAHVAVEFQHLGPAVKERLERLVFRRHRRSIAQQRPQVAK; this comes from the coding sequence GTGAACGGCAGCGTCCTCGAGGGCCGGCTTTGCTGGGACGGCAGGGTGCCGATCCAGTGGCGGGTGCTCGATCGGCTGCCCGACGAAGCCCAGCTGGCGCGCGCCGAGGAGCGCAACGTCGCCCTGCTGAATGCCCTCGCCCTGATCGAAGAGGGCACGCCGCGCGCGGACGAACCCTCGCCGCTGGTCGCACAGATGGAACGCCTCGAGGCCAAGTTCGACCTGGTCCTCACGCTGCTGACCGAGGTGGTGCTGCCCGATGCCATGGCGCCGCGCGCCGTCGCGGTGCGGCTGTGTTCGCGAGGCATGGCCTTTGAAGTGGCGTACCCGGCCGAGGCCGGGTCGATGGTCGAGCTCAGCATGCACCTCAGCGCCAGCCTGCCTCGACCCCTGATGCTCTACGGTGCGGTTCTCGAGCCATTGCCGGGTGAAGAGGCCCACGTCGCCGTCGAATTCCAGCACCTCGGGCCCGCCGTGAAGGAACGCCTGGAGCGGCTTGTGTTCCGCCGCCATCGCCGCAGCATCGCGCAGCAGCGTCCCCAGGTGGCTAAATAA